From Nicotiana tabacum cultivar K326 chromosome 15, ASM71507v2, whole genome shotgun sequence, the proteins below share one genomic window:
- the LOC107794230 gene encoding protein STRICTOSIDINE SYNTHASE-LIKE 12-like, giving the protein MIGILIVLIFSSSLAYSSQLPPLQFKKLQLPQQTVGPDSTAFDLKGNGPYTSVADGRVLKYQGPNIGFIDFATTSPLRTKEECDGTNDPNLLITRGRPLGVGFYYKTGDLYITDINYGLLSVGSNGGLATQLVSGIDGVPFAFADALDVDQIGGVIYFIDSGLILRTRFAHSIFNELWIFRDVYVLITEIIASRIRRFWLKGPKANSTEIFANLTGHPDNIKRTILGDYCVAVNIVKQQQTPTIFALAQRVDVLGNVVLSLNLTAQYPNSFSEVQEYFGRLYIGSFFLENFVGVYGI; this is encoded by the exons ATGATAGGAATATTGATAGTGCTAATCTTCTCTTCTTCCCTTGCTTACTCTAGTCAACTTCCACCACTTCAATTTAAGAAGCTCCAACTTCCTCAGCAAACAGTCGGCCCTGACTCTACCGCTTTTGATCTTAAAGGCAATGGACCTTACACGAGTGTGGCTGATGGCAGAGTACTCAAATATCAAGGTCCAAATATTGGCTTCATTGATTTTGCTACCACATCACCATTAAG GACCAAGGAGGAATGTGATGGAACAAATGACCCAAATTTACTAATCACACGTGGAAGACCTCTTGGCGTTGGGTTTTATTACAAAACTGGTGATCTCTACATTACTGACATCAATTATGGCCTCTTGTCCGTTGGATCAAACGGAGGCCTTGCCACACAACTTGTTTCGGGCATAGATGGCGTCCCTTTCGCCTTTGCGGACGCGCTAGACGTCGACCAAATAGGGGGAGTCATATATTTTATTGATTCAGGATTAATACTTCGCACCAGGTTTGCTCATTCAATTTTCAATGAACTTTGGATTTTCCGAGATGTT TATGTTCTGATCACAGAAATAATTGCTAGCAGAATCAGGAGGTTTTGGCTCAAAGGTCCAAAAGCGAATTCAACAGAAATATTCGCAAACCTTACTGGACATCCAGATAACATAAAGAGGACGATCTTGGGCGACTATTGTGTAGCTGTTAACATCGTGAAACAACAACAAACTCCAACCATATTTGCGCTAGCACAAAGGGTTGATGTGCTTGGGAATGTTGTCTTATCGTTGAATCTCACAGCTCAATATCCTAATTCGTTTTCTGAAGTTCAAGAATATTTTGGTAGACTCTATATAGGATCTTTTTtcctcgaaaattttgttggtgTTTATGGAATTTGA